A genomic window from Triticum urartu cultivar G1812 chromosome 7, Tu2.1, whole genome shotgun sequence includes:
- the LOC125526049 gene encoding cell division control protein 2 homolog, producing the protein MQHNNIVKLHDVVHSEKRIWLVFKYLDLDLKKFMDSCPEFAKSPALIKTRRRPYARHQGAWCSQATNVGCSTSATQTTIELQVYEI; encoded by the exons ATGCAGCACAACAACATCGTCAA GCTGCACGATGTTGTCCACAGTGAGAAGCGCATATGGCTCGTCTTCAAGTACCTAGATCTGGACCTGAAGAAGTTCATGGACTCATGTCCAGAGTTTGCCAAGAGTCCCGCATTGATCAAG ACTCGAAGGAGGCCGTATGCAAGGCACCAAGGTGCATGGTGCTCGCAAGCGACGAACGTAGGCTGTTCGACATCAGCTACACAAACCACCATT GAGCTCCAGGTCTATGAAATTTGA